One Fontisphaera persica DNA window includes the following coding sequences:
- a CDS encoding FG-GAP repeat domain-containing protein, whose amino-acid sequence MNTACSWHHACRAGLGYMELFVACMLMGLGGHRSVAAEAAAVWVHPGLQHLSTARGDLPPPNSGNQQTASLVLDVDKDGLNDVVIAERTKAPAVVWFKRHAHGWTRHIIEAGPLRVEAGGAFYDISGDGAPDIVFGGDAGSKEVWWWENPHPQHNPNTPWRRRLIKASGANKHHDQLMGDFDGDGRVELVFWCQGARQLVLAALPADPRAHEGEWPMRVIYSYPEEEMQPRGTYPSWRRPNEHEGLAAADVDGDGKLDMVGGGRWFKYEKGGFVPHIIDAAYTFTRSAVGRFKPGPRPQVLLCIGDGQGPMLMYEWQKGTWTPKVLMEELWDAHSLQAVDFNGDQHLDIFVAEMQLGKNPNPRAWILLGNGQGDFKAVELLRGFDLHEARVADLNGDGRPDILAKPYTWQAPRLDIFLNRGQFQGGW is encoded by the coding sequence ATGAATACAGCCTGTTCCTGGCATCACGCTTGCCGTGCTGGCCTCGGTTATATGGAACTGTTCGTCGCCTGCATGCTCATGGGGCTTGGGGGACATCGAAGCGTGGCGGCGGAGGCGGCAGCCGTCTGGGTTCATCCCGGTTTACAGCATTTATCCACGGCCAGGGGAGACCTGCCACCGCCCAATTCGGGCAACCAACAGACGGCTTCGCTCGTATTGGACGTGGATAAGGATGGACTCAATGATGTGGTGATTGCCGAACGCACCAAAGCCCCGGCGGTGGTCTGGTTTAAACGCCATGCCCATGGGTGGACACGGCATATCATTGAAGCAGGCCCGTTGCGGGTGGAAGCGGGCGGGGCGTTTTATGACATTTCAGGCGATGGTGCGCCGGACATTGTTTTTGGCGGGGACGCGGGAAGCAAGGAAGTATGGTGGTGGGAAAACCCCCATCCTCAACACAATCCCAATACGCCATGGCGGCGGCGCCTCATCAAGGCTTCGGGGGCCAACAAGCACCATGACCAGTTGATGGGAGATTTTGATGGGGACGGCCGGGTGGAACTGGTGTTCTGGTGTCAGGGGGCGCGGCAATTGGTGCTTGCGGCATTGCCGGCCGACCCACGCGCCCATGAGGGCGAGTGGCCCATGCGTGTTATTTACTCTTATCCAGAGGAGGAGATGCAACCGCGTGGCACCTATCCGAGCTGGCGGCGGCCCAATGAGCATGAGGGGCTGGCAGCCGCGGATGTGGACGGAGACGGCAAGCTGGATATGGTGGGGGGTGGCCGCTGGTTCAAGTACGAAAAAGGAGGCTTTGTCCCGCATATCATTGATGCGGCCTACACCTTTACGCGCTCGGCGGTGGGGCGTTTCAAGCCGGGGCCACGCCCTCAGGTGCTGCTTTGCATTGGCGATGGCCAAGGCCCCATGCTGATGTACGAGTGGCAAAAAGGCACTTGGACGCCCAAAGTGTTGATGGAAGAACTCTGGGACGCGCATTCGCTGCAGGCGGTGGATTTTAATGGCGACCAACACTTGGACATTTTCGTGGCGGAGATGCAATTGGGGAAAAATCCCAATCCTCGTGCGTGGATTCTTTTAGGCAATGGTCAGGGGGATTTCAAAGCCGTGGAACTCTTGCGGGGCTTTGATTTGCATGAAGCGCGCGTGGCGGACTTGAATGGTGACGGCCGTCCGGACATCCTGGCCAAGCCTTACACCTGGCAGGCGCCGCGCCTGGATATTTTTCTCAATCGCGGCCAGTTTCAGGGCGGATGGTGA
- a CDS encoding AsmA family protein produces the protein MSDQSQKSPAAGRRWLKWLGLAAGAVVILLVAAYLVLTSGWFVKSVVLPRAGEAMQARLSAEEAQVSPWSGVVLGGFKMETTGGTPLLAVKRLSVRYPSLADLLKGRIILDEVAVDGLEVRMMEEADGRNNWSNLLKRTSDSSKAPPPTSAAPEVLIKKVALANATLTYQRRQPTNAESLEIHGLNLTLENLGNRQTAAMKVQALTRWQQLEGTNAHALGSSLQMEGKVALDANLAPVSSQGRLAMEVREASGKFTETRALQGQMDWDWTPTEIKQGTLAFSRSNQPLANLQVRGPFQPARGEGRLEFELDRIGGQVLSLVAAAAGYSIPQATLSARGQVEFTDQAQTIKTAGIVEAAQVRLAQKGRVTPPTDLQMRFVVEVQQAKELANIRELALTASLSNRPVVQATLTRPMSLAWGATGEAVEDSEFLLTVDRLDLAAWQALFPDYELGGQVDLRALVQSRKSGQVLALDVRGGVRDLRCKVDTNLFTAPEIQAELRTITTQMQRTELAHLTLRYLEKDGVVVSASATGHVDHVRQDFHLHLATETAVPQMLAKVGLTNAHFVSGTAQFRGEVRQINHAPSNAPAPRLTHSIVSQWRLSSLTGNYEGYPLDRFSAEVDSDLLMTNQLLIIRKLQARVAQSGQPAGYLELAGQHHLPQTNGQFSLLFSNLNERLFQTAAALLGSNRLDSARVDGALQMAYAPGQWSVTGGVRLANCVLSDVAGTWPREPLAADLVLDVSQRASVTEARRLQARFSLGQREAGSIAMTGQWDAQRTNGQFKAQVQGLNEHALRPWLAAAMAPATLTSVQIDADAEGRYQPGAQTFLNATLQISQLLWRDAAGQAPPEPLAFALKLDAAASQPNRLELRTASLQLTPTARATNRVQLEGQLDLANPAAITGRLAIASESLDWTPYHRLFQALSQTNAVAPPASPPSQAEAAPRTLPLTNFVITAQAGRFFFEEMAVTNLSALVRLDGSRLSITNLTASINGAPARGRLDLNLGVPGYQYDLDLQLQRLPLAPLAASFLTPSPDPWQGDLSLALAIQGTGSTGPNLKQHLKGHFHLDLTNAALRIKQLITPPRGSAVTPSQQFLRVLVGILDPLLNAVGGAVGVPNLIAQPFNTSRLQMEIGQGTIELRDFTLANSTIIVGSRGRIPMADLLMASPLDLPVEISLSVPLAQRLQIASAAPGATHVKLPDFVVVRGTLENPQTRLNTKAITGTALQRVGKEVGGEAGALLQGVGNLLGGGAKPVTNAPAKPAPPSPAPPNTNAPINNLIDDLFRPKPKP, from the coding sequence ATGAGTGATCAATCGCAGAAATCCCCCGCAGCGGGACGCCGCTGGCTGAAATGGCTGGGTTTGGCTGCCGGGGCGGTGGTTATATTATTGGTGGCCGCCTACCTGGTGCTCACCAGCGGGTGGTTCGTCAAAAGCGTGGTGCTGCCACGGGCAGGTGAGGCCATGCAGGCCCGCTTAAGCGCAGAGGAGGCCCAGGTGTCTCCGTGGAGCGGAGTTGTGTTGGGCGGCTTCAAAATGGAAACCACCGGGGGAACGCCTTTGCTGGCGGTCAAACGCCTTTCCGTGCGGTACCCCAGCCTTGCCGATTTGCTCAAGGGCCGCATCATCCTGGATGAGGTTGCCGTGGATGGATTGGAGGTGCGGATGATGGAGGAGGCGGACGGCCGCAATAATTGGAGCAATTTGTTAAAACGTACCAGTGATTCCTCCAAGGCTCCACCCCCAACGTCGGCAGCGCCAGAGGTGCTGATTAAAAAGGTGGCCTTGGCCAATGCCACACTGACCTACCAGCGACGCCAGCCCACCAACGCTGAGTCCTTGGAAATCCACGGGTTGAACCTGACCTTGGAAAACCTGGGCAACCGGCAGACTGCGGCGATGAAGGTGCAGGCGCTGACGCGCTGGCAACAACTGGAAGGAACGAATGCGCACGCGCTGGGCAGCTCCCTCCAAATGGAAGGCAAAGTGGCTTTGGATGCCAACCTGGCCCCCGTTTCCAGCCAGGGGCGGCTGGCGATGGAGGTCCGGGAGGCTTCCGGGAAGTTCACTGAAACCCGTGCCTTGCAAGGGCAAATGGATTGGGATTGGACTCCCACGGAAATCAAACAAGGGACGCTGGCTTTCAGCCGCAGCAATCAACCGCTCGCCAACCTTCAGGTTCGCGGCCCCTTCCAACCCGCGCGCGGCGAGGGCAGGCTGGAGTTTGAGTTGGATCGCATTGGGGGCCAGGTCTTGAGTCTGGTGGCGGCGGCGGCCGGTTATTCCATCCCGCAGGCCACGCTGTCAGCTCGGGGGCAGGTGGAATTCACCGACCAGGCCCAAACCATCAAGACCGCCGGCATCGTGGAAGCTGCCCAAGTGCGGCTGGCGCAAAAGGGACGAGTGACTCCCCCCACCGACTTGCAAATGCGTTTTGTGGTGGAGGTCCAGCAGGCCAAAGAACTGGCCAATATTCGCGAGCTCGCCCTGACCGCCAGCTTGAGCAACCGGCCGGTGGTGCAGGCCACCCTGACCAGACCCATGAGCCTGGCCTGGGGCGCCACGGGGGAGGCGGTGGAAGACTCCGAGTTTTTGCTGACGGTGGACCGCCTGGATTTGGCGGCGTGGCAGGCGTTGTTTCCAGACTATGAGTTGGGTGGTCAGGTGGATTTGCGGGCGCTGGTGCAGTCCCGCAAAAGCGGCCAGGTTTTAGCCTTGGATGTCCGGGGCGGCGTGCGGGACTTGCGTTGCAAGGTGGACACCAATCTCTTCACCGCGCCGGAGATTCAGGCAGAGCTGCGGACGATTACCACGCAAATGCAGCGCACCGAACTGGCGCACTTGACGTTGCGGTATTTGGAAAAGGACGGCGTGGTGGTTTCGGCGTCTGCCACCGGCCACGTGGACCATGTGCGGCAGGATTTTCATCTGCATTTGGCCACCGAAACCGCCGTGCCGCAAATGTTGGCCAAAGTGGGGCTGACAAACGCCCATTTTGTTTCCGGCACGGCGCAATTCCGGGGTGAGGTGAGGCAAATCAATCACGCGCCTTCCAATGCGCCCGCGCCGCGGCTGACTCACTCCATCGTCAGCCAATGGCGCTTGAGCAGCCTGACGGGTAATTATGAGGGTTATCCGTTGGACCGTTTCAGCGCGGAAGTGGACAGCGATTTGTTGATGACCAACCAACTCCTCATCATCCGCAAGCTGCAGGCGCGCGTGGCGCAATCCGGCCAGCCGGCGGGATACCTGGAACTGGCGGGCCAACATCATTTGCCGCAGACCAACGGCCAGTTTTCCCTGCTGTTTTCCAACTTGAACGAGCGGCTTTTCCAAACGGCGGCCGCACTGCTGGGCTCCAATCGCCTGGATTCTGCGCGGGTGGATGGCGCGCTGCAGATGGCGTATGCGCCCGGGCAGTGGTCGGTCACCGGCGGTGTGCGACTGGCAAATTGCGTTTTGAGTGACGTGGCGGGCACCTGGCCACGAGAGCCGCTGGCCGCGGACCTGGTTTTGGATGTCAGCCAACGCGCCTCGGTGACTGAGGCCCGGCGGTTGCAGGCACGTTTTTCCCTGGGCCAGCGTGAAGCGGGCAGTATTGCCATGACCGGGCAATGGGACGCGCAGCGCACCAATGGCCAGTTCAAAGCCCAAGTGCAAGGCCTTAATGAACATGCCTTGCGGCCATGGTTGGCGGCGGCCATGGCCCCAGCCACGCTTACAAGTGTCCAAATTGACGCGGACGCTGAGGGCCGCTATCAGCCCGGTGCCCAGACCTTTTTGAATGCCACTTTGCAGATTAGTCAACTTCTCTGGCGGGATGCTGCCGGCCAGGCGCCTCCTGAGCCGCTGGCGTTTGCCTTGAAGTTGGACGCCGCTGCTTCGCAGCCAAATCGTTTGGAATTGCGCACCGCCAGTTTGCAGCTTACGCCCACCGCTCGCGCCACCAATCGCGTGCAGTTGGAAGGACAACTGGACCTGGCCAACCCGGCCGCCATCACCGGGCGTTTGGCGATTGCCTCGGAAAGCCTCGACTGGACCCCGTATCATCGGCTTTTCCAGGCATTGTCGCAAACCAATGCCGTAGCTCCGCCCGCCTCTCCACCATCGCAGGCCGAAGCAGCTCCCAGGACATTGCCGCTGACCAATTTTGTCATTACAGCCCAAGCCGGTCGTTTCTTTTTCGAGGAAATGGCCGTCACGAATTTGAGTGCGCTGGTGCGACTGGACGGTTCCCGGCTGAGCATTACCAATCTGACGGCCAGCATCAATGGTGCTCCGGCCCGGGGGCGGTTGGATTTGAACTTGGGGGTGCCGGGCTACCAATATGATCTGGATTTGCAGCTCCAACGGCTGCCGCTGGCCCCGCTGGCAGCTTCCTTCCTGACGCCCTCTCCGGATCCCTGGCAGGGGGATCTTTCGCTGGCACTGGCCATCCAGGGCACGGGCAGCACCGGCCCAAATTTGAAACAACATTTGAAGGGCCATTTTCATCTGGACCTGACCAACGCGGCCCTGCGCATCAAGCAACTTATCACCCCGCCACGCGGCTCGGCAGTGACGCCGTCTCAGCAGTTCTTGCGGGTGCTGGTGGGCATATTGGACCCCTTGCTTAACGCGGTGGGCGGCGCAGTGGGCGTGCCCAATCTCATTGCCCAGCCCTTCAACACCTCACGGCTGCAAATGGAAATAGGGCAGGGGACTATTGAATTGCGCGATTTTACGCTGGCCAATTCCACTATCATTGTGGGTTCGCGGGGCCGCATCCCCATGGCTGACTTGCTGATGGCCAGCCCGCTGGATTTGCCGGTGGAAATATCCCTGTCAGTGCCGCTGGCCCAGCGCCTGCAAATTGCCAGCGCCGCCCCGGGAGCCACCCACGTCAAACTGCCCGACTTTGTCGTGGTGCGCGGCACGCTGGAGAATCCTCAGACGCGCCTGAACACCAAAGCCATTACCGGCACGGCTTTGCAACGCGTGGGCAAGGAAGTCGGAGGGGAAGCCGGCGCATTACTGCAGGGGGTGGGTAATCTTTTGGGCGGCGGCGCCAAACCGGTCACCAATGCTCCGGCAAAACCAGCGCCGCCCAGCCCGGCTCCGCCCAACACCAACGCGCCGATTAATAACCTGATTGATGATTTGTTCCGACCCAAACCCAAGCCTTGA
- the rfbB gene encoding dTDP-glucose 4,6-dehydratase, producing MKILVTGGAGFIGCNLVRHLLQQGHEVLNFDKLTYAGNLESLADVAGHPGYHFVQGDISDAETVRRALAWFKPQAIMHLAAESHVDRSIDGPMAFIQTNVVGTAVMLQAAREYWQALPPAEGNRFRFLHVSTDEVYGSLGATGSFTESTPYDPHSPYSASKAASDHLARAWFHTYGLPVMVTNCSNNYGPYQFPEKLIPVVILKALRGEPIPVYGRGENVRDWLYVLDHAEALLAVLERGKPGETYNIGGNNEMRNIDLVTLLCRILDELRPAARRGSYTQQITFVPDRPGHDLRYAIDASKIRREVGWRPRQDRESGFRQTVQWYLDNEPWWQRILEGKYRLQRLGQGTTSPA from the coding sequence ATGAAAATACTGGTTACGGGCGGAGCAGGATTTATCGGCTGCAACCTGGTGCGGCATTTGTTGCAGCAGGGGCACGAGGTGTTGAACTTTGACAAGCTGACCTACGCCGGCAATTTGGAATCGCTGGCGGATGTGGCCGGGCACCCCGGCTACCACTTTGTGCAAGGCGACATCAGCGACGCGGAAACGGTGCGGCGCGCCCTGGCCTGGTTCAAACCACAGGCCATCATGCATCTCGCCGCCGAATCCCACGTGGACCGCAGCATTGATGGCCCGATGGCTTTCATCCAGACCAACGTGGTGGGGACGGCGGTGATGCTGCAAGCCGCCCGCGAATACTGGCAGGCCTTGCCGCCCGCGGAGGGGAACCGGTTTAGATTTTTGCACGTTTCTACGGACGAGGTTTATGGTTCGCTGGGGGCCACGGGAAGTTTCACCGAGAGCACGCCGTACGATCCGCATTCGCCCTACAGCGCCAGCAAGGCGGCCTCGGATCACCTGGCGCGGGCCTGGTTTCACACCTACGGCCTGCCGGTGATGGTGACCAATTGCTCCAACAACTATGGCCCGTATCAATTTCCGGAGAAGTTAATCCCCGTGGTCATCTTGAAGGCGCTGCGTGGCGAGCCCATCCCTGTCTATGGGCGGGGTGAGAATGTGCGCGACTGGCTGTACGTTCTGGACCACGCCGAGGCCCTGCTGGCAGTGTTGGAAAGGGGCAAACCGGGGGAGACCTACAACATCGGCGGCAATAACGAAATGCGGAATATTGACCTGGTGACCTTGCTGTGCCGGATTCTGGATGAGCTGCGGCCGGCGGCGCGTCGCGGCTCCTACACGCAACAAATCACCTTTGTGCCCGACCGTCCCGGCCACGATTTGCGTTATGCGATTGATGCCTCCAAAATCCGGCGGGAGGTGGGCTGGAGACCGCGGCAGGACCGGGAGTCCGGTTTCCGGCAAACCGTGCAATGGTATCTGGATAACGAACCCTGGTGGCAGCGGATTCTGGAGGGTAAATATCGTTTGCAACGCCTGGGGCAGGGGACGACCAGCCCCGCCTGA
- a CDS encoding Gfo/Idh/MocA family oxidoreductase has protein sequence MKSFTISRRHFLRHTLATSAAIALPTVIPRHVLGADGQPGANERINIGFIGIGRQATGLLSGALRSKTARIGAFADVHLGRAQKNASALGATAYQDYRHLLDQKDIDAVVTATPEHWRILIVLHACQAGKDLYVEKPLSLTIKEGRWMVTAARKYKRIIQVGSQQRSDPLDVAACEFVRSGGLGKITKVVASNYPSPWEYNLPPEPVPEGLDWNMWCGPAPLVPFSNSLYVPREVGQPGSPGWAAPGWLSFRRHSGGEVTGWGSHGFDMIQYALGMDDSGPVEIWPEGKKFEAPTYDKPESKARGDKITSEPLVYFKYANGVVVEPGNAPGFGCVVHGEKGWLRIDRGRLDSQPEDIYEKLMRERPKIPGHIENWLQCIKTRKLPTADVEIGHRSATVCHLVNIARWTGRKLKWDPVKEIFPEDPEANQYLDRERRKGFEVPAVI, from the coding sequence ATGAAGTCATTCACCATTTCGCGCCGGCATTTCCTGCGCCATACCCTCGCCACTTCCGCCGCCATTGCCCTCCCCACCGTCATCCCGCGCCACGTGCTGGGCGCCGATGGCCAGCCCGGGGCCAATGAACGCATCAACATTGGCTTCATTGGCATTGGCCGACAGGCCACCGGTTTGCTTTCCGGCGCGTTGCGCAGCAAAACCGCCCGCATCGGCGCCTTCGCCGATGTCCACCTGGGGCGGGCTCAGAAAAATGCGTCTGCCCTGGGGGCGACGGCTTACCAGGATTACCGGCATTTGCTGGACCAGAAGGACATTGACGCCGTGGTCACGGCCACGCCGGAACACTGGCGCATTCTCATCGTGTTGCACGCCTGCCAGGCGGGCAAGGATTTGTACGTGGAAAAACCGCTGTCACTCACCATCAAGGAAGGACGCTGGATGGTGACCGCCGCCCGAAAATACAAACGGATTATCCAAGTGGGCAGCCAGCAGCGTTCTGACCCGTTGGATGTGGCCGCGTGTGAATTTGTGCGCAGCGGTGGCCTGGGCAAGATTACCAAAGTGGTGGCCTCCAATTATCCCAGCCCCTGGGAATATAACCTGCCACCCGAGCCGGTGCCGGAAGGACTGGATTGGAATATGTGGTGCGGCCCGGCGCCGCTGGTGCCTTTCAGCAACTCCCTTTATGTACCGCGCGAAGTGGGCCAGCCCGGCTCACCGGGTTGGGCGGCGCCAGGCTGGCTGTCTTTCCGGCGCCATTCCGGTGGCGAGGTCACCGGCTGGGGCTCCCATGGCTTTGACATGATTCAATATGCGCTGGGCATGGACGACAGTGGCCCGGTGGAAATCTGGCCCGAGGGTAAAAAGTTTGAAGCGCCCACCTACGACAAACCGGAAAGCAAGGCGCGCGGCGATAAAATCACCAGTGAGCCCCTGGTCTATTTCAAATACGCCAACGGCGTGGTGGTGGAGCCGGGCAATGCTCCAGGCTTTGGTTGTGTGGTGCACGGGGAAAAAGGGTGGCTGCGCATTGACCGCGGGCGGCTGGACTCACAACCCGAGGACATTTATGAGAAACTGATGCGAGAGCGGCCGAAAATCCCCGGGCACATTGAGAACTGGCTGCAATGCATCAAAACCCGCAAACTGCCCACCGCCGATGTCGAAATCGGCCATCGCTCGGCCACCGTCTGCCATCTGGTCAACATCGCCCGCTGGACCGGCCGCAAACTCAAATGGGACCCGGTCAAGGAAATCTTCCCCGAGGACCCGGAAGCCAATCAATACCTGGACCGCGAACGCCGCAAGGGGTTTGAAGTGCCCGCGGTGATCTAA
- a CDS encoding aldose epimerase family protein: MMQNFVPRWLLVGVAMTGGAWAAVPAPVVERNEFGKTADGTVIEIFTLRNGRGMSARVMTYGAILVDLHVPDREGKTRDVVLGFDQLERYLKGHPLFGSTVGRFANRIGGAQFVLNGQTYKLAANSGKNHIHGGRSGFDKKVWKAEPFSTATAAGVRLRYTSPDGEEGYPGNLQVTVTYSLTADNELRIDYEATTDKDTIVNLTNHSYFNLGGHDSGDVLGHELQLFADFYTPADEGLIPTGEIAFVKNTPLDFTQPTPIGARIKELPKTRGYDHNFVLKSDGVTPALGARVYEPKSGRVMEMWTTEPGVQLYTANHMNNQPGKGGAVYQQYQGLCLETQHFPDSINKPHFPSPILRAGQTKKSTTIFKFSTRS, from the coding sequence ATGATGCAAAACTTTGTGCCTCGCTGGTTATTGGTGGGCGTTGCCATGACGGGGGGCGCGTGGGCTGCTGTGCCTGCCCCGGTGGTGGAACGGAATGAGTTTGGCAAGACCGCCGATGGGACGGTCATTGAGATTTTCACGTTGCGCAATGGCCGCGGCATGAGCGCCAGGGTCATGACGTACGGCGCCATTTTGGTGGACTTGCACGTCCCCGATCGGGAGGGCAAAACCCGCGACGTGGTGCTGGGTTTTGATCAACTGGAGCGCTATCTCAAGGGGCATCCCCTCTTTGGCAGCACGGTGGGGCGCTTTGCCAACCGCATCGGTGGCGCGCAGTTTGTACTCAACGGCCAGACCTACAAACTCGCAGCCAACAGCGGCAAAAACCACATCCATGGAGGACGCAGCGGCTTTGATAAAAAAGTCTGGAAAGCCGAGCCCTTTTCCACGGCAACGGCCGCGGGGGTACGGCTGCGTTACACCAGCCCCGATGGAGAGGAGGGGTATCCCGGCAATTTGCAGGTGACGGTGACCTATTCTTTGACGGCAGACAATGAATTGCGCATTGACTACGAGGCCACCACGGACAAGGACACCATCGTCAACCTGACCAACCACAGTTACTTCAACCTGGGCGGGCATGACAGCGGGGATGTGCTGGGCCATGAGTTGCAATTGTTCGCAGATTTTTACACGCCGGCGGACGAGGGTTTGATTCCCACCGGTGAGATTGCCTTTGTCAAAAACACACCCTTGGACTTCACCCAGCCCACCCCCATTGGGGCACGCATTAAAGAACTGCCCAAGACTCGTGGCTATGACCACAATTTTGTGTTGAAATCCGACGGAGTGACGCCGGCCTTGGGGGCGCGGGTCTATGAGCCGAAAAGCGGGCGGGTCATGGAAATGTGGACCACCGAGCCGGGCGTGCAGCTTTACACCGCCAATCACATGAATAATCAGCCGGGCAAGGGTGGAGCGGTTTATCAGCAGTATCAGGGCCTTTGCCTGGAAACCCAGCATTTCCCGGATTCCATCAACAAACCGCACTTTCCCAGCCCCATCCTTCGGGCCGGCCAAACCAAAAAATCCACCACGATTTTCAAGTTCAGCACGCGCTCCTGA
- the rpoN gene encoding RNA polymerase factor sigma-54, giving the protein MAQGLHLTQTLKQTLVLAPQMQQSLALLQAPILELKALVEKELQQNPVLEELPPSSNETTDKSESDLGEAPSSRMDPTEPPADVTYDPATERESKAPVDDFQAEFERLAQLDQEWRDHFSQTQTPLRSREEDEEKRAYMFESLTNGVSLQEDLLEQMRLSDLSPEQRPIAELIIGNIDENGYLKASVDELSFSTNVPKEQIEAVLKVIQTFHPPGVGARDLRECLLLQLERAGRQDSLEYKIIQSHMEELGRRRFPEIAKALNLPVAEVQEAARRIATLDPRPGRAVSAEPDIYIVPEVFVTKSGDDYVVTLNDEHIPRLRISNQYKDLMSQADSDNEVRDYIRNKIQAGKFLIKSIHQRQQTILNIAKEIVKRQRDFMEKGVSALKPMTMAQVAEAVGVHETTVSRAVSGKYMQTPQGIYEMRYFFTSGLQTTTGDGVSNATVKEMIAELFRNESPKYPLSDEEVVRLLKEKGIVIARRTVAKYRAELGILPSNLRKVY; this is encoded by the coding sequence ATGGCGCAAGGTTTGCATCTGACACAGACGTTGAAGCAAACGCTGGTGCTGGCGCCGCAAATGCAACAGTCACTAGCGTTGTTGCAAGCCCCTATTCTTGAGCTTAAAGCGCTGGTGGAGAAAGAATTGCAGCAAAATCCTGTCCTCGAAGAATTGCCCCCCTCCTCCAACGAAACCACGGACAAATCTGAAAGCGACCTGGGGGAGGCTCCTTCCAGCCGGATGGACCCCACCGAGCCGCCTGCCGATGTGACTTATGACCCCGCCACGGAACGCGAGAGCAAGGCGCCCGTGGACGATTTTCAGGCCGAGTTTGAACGGCTGGCACAACTGGACCAGGAATGGCGGGACCACTTTTCCCAAACACAGACCCCGCTTCGCAGCCGGGAAGAAGACGAGGAAAAGCGGGCCTACATGTTTGAAAGCCTTACCAACGGCGTTTCCTTACAGGAAGACCTGTTGGAGCAAATGCGGCTTTCGGACCTCTCGCCGGAGCAACGCCCCATTGCCGAATTAATCATCGGTAACATTGACGAAAACGGCTATCTGAAAGCCTCGGTGGATGAGCTTTCCTTCTCCACCAATGTGCCCAAAGAACAAATTGAGGCGGTCTTGAAAGTCATTCAGACTTTTCACCCTCCCGGCGTTGGCGCGCGGGATTTGCGCGAGTGCCTCCTGCTGCAACTGGAACGCGCCGGGCGCCAGGATTCCCTGGAGTATAAAATCATTCAAAGTCACATGGAGGAGCTGGGCCGCCGGCGCTTCCCGGAAATCGCCAAGGCCTTGAATCTGCCGGTGGCGGAAGTGCAGGAGGCCGCCCGGCGCATCGCCACTCTGGACCCCCGCCCGGGCCGGGCAGTTTCCGCGGAACCGGACATATACATTGTGCCGGAAGTTTTCGTGACCAAAAGCGGTGATGACTACGTGGTCACCCTTAATGACGAGCACATCCCGCGTTTGCGCATCAGCAATCAGTACAAGGATTTGATGTCCCAAGCGGACAGTGACAACGAGGTGCGCGACTATATCCGCAACAAAATTCAGGCCGGCAAGTTCCTCATTAAAAGCATTCATCAACGGCAGCAAACCATCCTCAACATCGCCAAAGAAATCGTCAAACGGCAGCGCGATTTCATGGAAAAAGGGGTCTCGGCCCTCAAACCCATGACCATGGCGCAGGTCGCCGAGGCTGTGGGAGTGCATGAAACCACCGTCAGCCGGGCGGTCTCCGGCAAGTACATGCAGACGCCCCAGGGCATCTACGAGATGCGCTACTTCTTCACCAGTGGGCTGCAAACCACCACCGGCGACGGCGTCTCCAACGCCACCGTCAAGGAAATGATTGCCGAGTTATTCCGCAACGAATCCCCCAAATACCCCTTGAGCGATGAAGAGGTGGTGCGGTTGCTCAAGGAAAAGGGCATTGTCATTGCCCGCCGTACCGTGGCGAAATACCGGGCGGAACTGGGCATTTTGCCCTCCAATCTCCGCAAAGTTTATTGA